The DNA sequence TCCTTGTGTTCAGGTAAAGAAAAGTAAGCCTGATACTCAAAACTCTTATATTCTCCACAACGTCGAGCAATTCAAGACTAGGTATAGTTTTCTCCCACTTTTTGTTtagctttctttttccttccaatttttattaattaatgaattgtttttccagcaaAGGACTTTGACAATTCCAATCCCTTTATAAACATGAATtcgggtaatatatatatatatatatatagcagcaAAAACACACACAAGAAAAGCACATTATAGCTATAGCTAATAGTAAGAGAGATCAAAATGAGGCAAAGATTCTTAGTCTATATGGTAGTAGTTGTAGTATTTTTTGGAGTTGATTTTCTTGGTTTTTGCAATGGAGGGAAGTTGGTGAAAAACTTCTATAAGGAAAGTTGTCCTAATTCAGAGCAAATCGTGAGAGACATCACCTGGAAGCATGTTGCAAGCAAATCATCTTTGCCTGCTAAGTTACTAAGAATGCATTTCCATGATTGTTTTGTGAGGGTATGTATATTTCACATATCATTCTTATccgtataaaaaaaaagttattactcTTTGTCACCATTGGTAATAATAATAGACGGTTTATTAACTGTAACATCACTATCTTTAACAATATGTCATTGTTCATGTAGtacatgtgatttttttttccttaactaTTTAAccaaaatgttattaatttttaacaaattcttTCTGTgtgatttgttttattgtttgtttataaGGGTTGCGATGCATCAATATTGTTGGATTCGACAGCAAGtaaaaaaaagacagaaaaaaCAGCAATTCCAAATCTGTCTCTTGATGGATTCGATGTCATAGAGGAGATCAAATCCCATCTAGAGGAAACATGTCCTGGTGTAGTTTCTTGTGCTGATATCATTGCTTTAGCTGCTAGAGATTCTGTTTCTTTCCAAGTAATTAACTTCTACTtctacataaacatatatatatatatacacacatatatatataaatatgaaaacctGCGatgaaaacaaattattaaCCAAAACTGTGATATATGTACAGTCAAAGACATCATTGTGGAAAGTGCTGACTGGAAGAAGAGATGGAAAAATTTCTCTTGCCTCAGAGGTCCTGGCCAACATCCCTTTTCCAACTTCCAACTTCGCCACCCtcaaaaaagattttgaaaaaaagagtCTCACAGTTCATGATCTTGTTGTTTTGTCAGGTGCTTTTCTCCAGATACATgactttataaaataataataataataataaatataaaattaaaagaattaatacTGGTTGCGCTTCTACCAACCGATTACGTGTAATTCAGGTAATATATCCTATTAATTACATGTAATCGAGTGCCCACCATAGCAggactatttttatatatatatttatatatatatatatatatagattaaaataTGTTTTACTGAATAAAGATAAAAGTTTggtaaaaaatttgagaaattgggTACGCATGGCAGGTGGACATACAATTGGTGTAGGGCATTGCAATTTGTTTAGCAAGAGACTGTACAATTTCACAGGAAATGGAGATGCAGATCCTTCTTTAGATGCAGAATATGCTGCTTTCTTGAAAACCAAATGCCTAAACCTCTCAGACAATACAACCATAGTTGAAGTGGACCGTGATAGCTCACTTTCCTTTGATAACCATTACTTCAAACAGTTGAAGCTCAATCAGGGTCTTTTCCAATCTGATGCTGCACTTCAGACTGACAATGAAGCTGCCAACATTGTTGAAGATTTGGGAGCTAGCTCTGATAAATTTTTCACTGAGTTTGCTCAGTCAATGAAGAGGATGGGAGCTATTGGAGTTCTTACAGGAAGTTCTGGAGAGATTAGGAAGAAATGTAATGCGGTCAATTCTTGATCATCTAAATGGTTCATTACTATGTGCGCAAAATTAGTTTtcatggcccaaaaaaaaaaaaaaaaaaaaaaaaaaaaaaactactgaaaaaacaaggaaaaaataaaatgtttttttaagtGTGTAAATTTCATCTTCTTTAATGTGTATGAATATTAtagtttaataataaattttgaaatagtttTTATGAAGCTAGTCAGAATCATTATGGAtgattggttatttatttacttctttattttcctagagggaagggaaaaaaaaaaaatacagaataaCTTCTATGAATTAGAGGTTGTAAGTATTTCTAACAGTTTGTATTCAGTGGAGTATACTTACTTCAGAGAGAGATGTATTTGAAGTactaaataattctttttttaagtaTCACCGATCTAATATTagattattttcaactacttttgAAAGAAAGTTATTTGAAAGCTCATCTCTGTTTCCTTGGTGGCAACCCTTATCCACAGAAGCAAATACCATATtaggaataaaaaagaaatggaattcTTCACTAGAATAAGATTTTGACTCCTGTAACTTATTAAAtggtggtttatttttttaataggtaGCACAAAATTGATTTAAGATTGGCTTGTCCTTTAAAACAGCATGATAACTTTTTGCCATTGTAATTCCCTTCAAATACAAGATACAATAGAATAGATCAAACTGCTAATTTTTTATGTCCAAGCTCTGTACAGAGTGCAGGCATTTGACAGCTAATGCCCATAAATGACCGTGTATATTAAGCatagtttttaattattaaataaggtCAGCAATTTCATTCCAGAAAAAGACAACACAGAGATTCTTGGAGGTGTAGTGCAAAAGCATgcatttattcataaaaatgcTAGGCCGGTTCACGTACCTTGAACATGCTCtaataataagtagataaatgtTGAAAATGGAAACCCCCTCACTTCATGGCCTTCACacaccactctctctctctccttaatGAAGTTTTAACCAACTTAATGAGAATCTTAGATAAactgttaatttattttaaatctgtTTATTTTAAGTAAATCTACACATAATCACCATAACTTCTTTGCAAATTGTATGGTTTTTCCACATTACAGAGTTAGCTTGATTTTCTTGTTTCATTATGAAGACCAGTGAAAGGGAAACTACATTTCATAAAGAGGGTTCATGAAATTCTTGGTTAAATTACTGGTAAATCTGCATGAATTATGGGTCTGGTATTAGAATCGCAGAAGGTCATAGTTTAGTACTTATATAAGAAGCAACCCTTCCTTTGTTTCTGTAATAAGGAAACCCATTGACTTTGTTGGATcatgtatatttaatattaaagttGACTTGAGCattaatcatttttcaattatagATTTATCATTTCCAGGAATTCCAAAATGTAACAAGAATTAAGACGGACTTTTGGGTTTCCATTGGCTATAAAAACTGTCCCATGGTAAGCTTACCTTGTTCATTCAAACTAAAGCAGAGAAAAATCCAAGATGAGGCCTAGGACTGTTTCTGTGTTAGTTTCTCTTCTTTTGTTCATAGCTTCTAGTAATGTCTGCAACGGAGGGAAACTGAAGAAGGATTTCTATGGCAAAGATTGCCCTCGACTTGAAGAAACAGTGAGGCAAATCACTTGGGAAAAGGTTGGAGAAAACCGCAGTGTAGCAGCTAAGCTACTAAGGCTTCATTTCCATGACTGCTTTGTCAGGGTACCGTTCTTTATTCCTCACCATCATGCTGCTCTTCATGCAaatacaatatacatatatatatttatacacccACACTATTTGTATAAACACATATAAAATGTTACAAGCATTTCTATTGACTTGGCTTGGTTGTCTAATGGAGATCAGCTTCGATGGATTTAAAACTTGGAACCCTTTTCCTTATCATAtactttttgtttggtttaCTGGTTTAATGTCACTTATATAGCATATTCATATGCATAATTGGATCTACTTTCTAGTTCATGTTAGTTTTGTATGAGCTTTTTAAGATTGATGCTAACTTGGCAATGTGCTTGTCTATGCCTTGCAGGGATGTGATGCATCACTGTTATTAGATTCAGTGGAAGGTAATTCAACTGAGAAAAAGGCAATCCCTAACGGGTCTGTATCAGGTTATGAAATCATTGATGAAATCAAAGCCAAATTAGAAGAAGAGTGTCCTAACACTGTCTCATGCGCTGATATCGTTGCCCTAGCAGCCCGAGATGCAGTCTCTTACCaagtatgtatattatatatgtatatgtatgatgttgatgatgatgatgatgaacatCATGAACGTGTATGACATCCATATGTCTGACTGATAGATGCAAATTGTATCGAAAATTGTGCAGTTTGGGAGATCAATGTGGCAGGTTTTTACTGGAAGGAAAGATGGAAAAGTGTCGCTAGCAACAGAGGCTGCAAGGGACTTGCCATCAGCATTTGCAAACTACACTACACTCAAACAGCAGTTTGCTAATAAAGGACTAAACGTATTTGATCTTCTAGCTTTATCAGGTAATTAGCAGGGGTTCTTAATTACTCTTTAACTTTTCACTTCTACCTTAAACAAAGATTTGATTTCCATTAGCATTTCTTGTATTAATGGGAAAAGGACCTTATGAATATAAAGAAGTCAAACATAAGAGAGAACGACTAGTCGATGACACATCCCTGTCTCATAAGTTAATCACTTCCTACAAAACCATTTTCCAACAAGGATTAGAGATTGTTAAGCATGctaattactgatgaaaatgcattaacaaatatatattttttttttcttctcttctttgcAGGAGCACATACAATTGGCGTGGCACGTTGTGGCGTATTTGCAAGGAGAGTGTTCAATTTCACAGGAAAAGGAGATAAAGATCCTGCATTGGATTCATCATATGCAAAGGTCTTGAAAACAAAGTGCTCAAACCCACCAAATCCTAATATTACTGTGGAGTTGGACAGGAACAGCGAATTTCGGTTTGACAGTCACTACTTTGTGGCTCTAAACCGAAACCAAAGCCTATTAGCATCAGATGCTGCTTTACTCACAGACCGGAATGCAGCTCGGATTGCAAGAGACTTTGAGAATTTTTTCGTTTTTATGTCTCAATTTAGTCGTTCTATTAAGAAAATGAGTGAGATTGGAGTCATTACAAGGGTTGGTGATAAGGGTGAAATCAGGAAGAATTGCAGAAAAGTTAATGCATAACTAAAACTTTATGTTTGATTACTTAATTTGCTTTTCTTGTTGATTGGTTCAAACAGCAATATTGTAGCCGGAGGACtacatacataatatatatatatatatatatatatatatgttctattTTCTGCATAAGTATGTAATAATCATGCAtttatccccccccccccccccaaaaaaaaaaaaaaagaataaatgtaATAGCactctttaatttctttttctttttttcttaatactGAGTGTTAATGATGGTTATAGTTAACATGATTGAATATAtacttattataaaattaattttagcatTCATACAAATATAAGAACGAAATACGAGAGAGAAAATCAACATTCGTCTCTAAGACatctattatgaattttttttttttttttttggtggaaccAAATGAGAAAACCTacatgttattatatatatatatatatatatataagtaatcaACTTTTACTTTATAAAAGCCATCcatttttaacttaaaaaattaaagttggaGATGAAAATGATGCCTTTTTTCCTCAAAATGATAAAAAGATTTAATTCAAAATCCCTACCATATCAATCTTGCAAACCAagctaataaatatttatttttgttaaggtttagtgattattattgttattataattattattctaaGTTGGAAGTCATAGTTGACAGCTTCCTATCAAATTAAGAATGCGTTTTTGATGACGTAAAAGAATTTGGAAAGTGTATTTCAGAGTCTTTACAAGTTTAATCGCAAGTCAAAATGTCTTATCCACCAAAATACCCTTTTCCCCTTCTCCATGAAACCAAATACATGTTGTACTACTAACGCTGGTTTCCCATGCAGTAACGGCACTACGGTCAATGTGGATCAGCTTGactgttttaaatttattaaaaaaaaagaaaagaaattcccTGATTACGTGGTAATTTAAGTATTAAGGGccattatttatcattaatttatttttaaatattttttaatctaatgaTACATGGCAATTAAATATTAAGGTTCATAATTCATcctttttactttaatttttttcctttaaaacaaaaaaaaaaaaatgcctttttcgaatttttgttctttgcgtctcttttttatttttttattttttatgcatcagtttaaattttccatatgcaacaaatcaaattttagtTCACGCAGAAAAAGTTTCCACCATATTTTGCTTTCGAAATATATCTTAATCATTTTCCTTAAAAgtgatttcaaatatatatatatatatatacactgtgCAAAGAGAAAGCAGAAGGAAACTAATCCTACTAGGATATAAATTGTGTTACGGAAAGTcggtggagagagagagagagagagagagagagagagagagagagaaggagtcAGAATTCAGAAATATATTTCAGGTTTGTTTCATAGAGAGCTTTTTTAAGGCTACAGAGAGACAGACAGAGAGgggtaagggaaaaaaaaaaaaaatacattggtGAATCTGAGTGGCAATGGCGGTGCTGAAGCTCATGCGCGCTTCAAGCAGTACGAGTACAGAGCCAACGCTAGCCTCGTCCTCACCTCTGACTCTCGCCGGCTCGAAACCGACGAGCCAACCGGTGAGGCAGAGTCACTCTGGGGAAAAATTGATCCCAAAACCTTCGGAGACGGAGTTTCCAGAGTAAAGCTGACATTGATGAAGAAAAGGAAGGAGCTTGACCAACCCGAAAGTGTGCTTTCCACCGGAAGACAAAGAAGCAGCGGCGAGTACTTAGCGAAGAGAGTGTTCTCAGTGCCTTCGATGGAGGCCTATACAAGTCCATGACAGACAAGACAGAAGCTGTTTACAATCTCGTGCTCGATATCATTCAGAGACAGTTGGGAGGATACCCTGACAGTGTTCTTTACTGTGCAGCAGATTAGGTCTTGGCCGTGCTGAAGAATACGAGAATCAAGAGCTTTgacaagaaaaaggaaattgagAAGGTATTGAATTCTTTATCTGATTCCGATTTTAATGATCTGGTTTCAATTGGGAATGAAATTACtgattataatcaatttgaggATGATAATTCTGTTTTGTCTAATGCTATCGACATTGACGATGATATGGGTGTTGCAGTTGAATTTCAAGAAGATGAGGATGATGAGGAGGGAGTGAGTGATCTTGATATGGTCCATGAGGATGacgatgaggatgatgatgatgatgatgttgacaATGGTGTGGCCGAACCCGCGACTCTGGAAGTGGGAGGCGggattgatgatgatgataatgatgatatgaAGGAGGCTAATAATGGAAGCATGAGCCTAATTGATGCATATTGGCTTCAGAGGAAAATTTCTCAAGCTTATAATGATCAAGAGCAGGTACTGGATCCACAGCAATGCCAAAGGCTTGCAGAAAAGGTTATTGGGATTCTTGCTAATATTGGTGATGATGACAGAGAGGTTGAAAACAAGCTGTTGAAGGAATTACAGTTTGATAAATTCAGCCTCATTAAGTTCCTGCTTCTTAACCGGCAAAGCATTGCCTGGTGCACCCTTTTGGCAAGGGCTCaaaaccaaaaggaaaaaaattgaggaGACCATGATCCTCTTGGACCGTCCTGATTTGGATGCAATTCTGAATCAGTTGCATGCTACGAGGGCAACGCCAAAAGAGAGGCAAAGGAAGTTGGAGAAGACTATTAGAGACGAGGCTCGTCGTTTGAAAGGTAGCAACCGAAAGGTTAGTAGTAGTGCTGGTGTTGCTGATAGAGATAATAAACATGCAGAGAGTGGTTGGTTTAAAGAACAATGCAAGTTGCTTGATCTTGATAGTCTTGCAAAACAAGGTAGTCTTTCTTCAGACCATAAGTGCACACTTCCAGCTGGGTCTTACAGGCGCTATATATGGAAATGGTTATGAAGAAGTATATGTGCCTGCGTTCAAACCGAAACCACTCGATCCCAATGAGAAACCTGTAAACGTATCCGACATGCCTACTTGGGCGTAACCGGCTTTTAATGGAATGAACCAGTTGACTAGGACACAAAGTAGAGTTTATGAGACTGCACTTTTTCAGGCAGATAATATTCTGCTGCATTGTATGCACATATACGTACGCCATTGGAAATATGATCAGGTGAGAAATTATGATATGGTAGAAAAAGTGTTCCTGGGCATTATTAGGaatcattttttcttctttttgaccATGTGAAAAACACAAATTTCGACTTTGTCTAGACTTTAGAAACCCACCCAGTAAAATCTACATGATTTggtaaaatgaaattatattttaaagctTCAAAATCTTGCATGGTTCATTATTTGAACAGCTGCATGCCCTTCAAATCAAAATCTTCTAGTAGCTCTCATTTTTTTAACGTTGAATTATAGACAATGATTATTTAGTTTGATGTGATCATAATTCATGATAACCAGctggctttttattttatttattaattaatttcattaaatgtAGCCGAGAACAGAAGCTCTAGTGCATACTTAGACTCTGCCATGATAACATGTTTATcgataattaattttcaagttttttaGTAATTACAAGACAATTTCCGGAACGCATAATTTGAAAGTTCATTAAtacctttaatattttttgagggtaagaatttttttttttttatccccaAATCCTAAGGGCCCAAATGAAAGAGACCTTGCAACAAATAAACTAAACAAACTCCATCCAATTACCAAGCCTCTCACTCTTTCATGCATTGATTCCTTGTGGTTAGGTAAAGAAAAGTAAGCCTGATACTCAAAACTCTTATATTCTCTCTCTGGAGCAATTCAAGACTTAGTATAGTTTTCTCCCACTTGCTGTTTAGCCTTTCTTTTTCCTCcccattttcattaattaatgaattgtttttccagtaAAGGACTTTGACAATTCCAGTCCCTTAGTAAAGATGAATTCGGGTGATCTATATGGCAGCAAAATCACACACAAGAAAAGCACATTATAGCTACAGCTAATAGTGAGAGAGATCAAAATGAGGCAAAGATTCTTAGTCTCTGAACTGGTAGTTGTAGTAGTTTTTGGAGTTGATTTTCTTGGTTTTTGCAATGGAGGGAAGTTGGTGAAAAGCTTTTATAAGGAGAGTTGTCCTAATGCAGAGCAAATTGTGGGAGACATCACTTGGAAGCATGTTGCAAGCAAATCATCTTTGCCTGCATTTCCATGATTGTTTTGTGAGGGTATGTATATTTCACATATCATTATTagtcgttaaaaaaaaaatgttattactaTTTGTCAccattagtaataataatagatgGTTTATTAAACTGTAATGTCATTATCTTTATCAATATGTCATTGTTCATGTAGTacttgtgatttttttttccttaactaTTTTGctaaaatgttattaatttttaacaaattcttTCTGTGTGATTTGGATTATTGTTTGTTTATAAGGGTTGCGATGCATCAATACTGTTGGATTCGACAGCAGTTAagggaaaaaacagaaaaaacagcagctccaaaTCTGCCTCTAGAGGGATTCGATGTCATAGAGGAGATCAAAACCCAACTAGAGGAAACCTGTCCTGGTGTAGTTTCTTGTGCTGATATCATCGCTTTAGCTTCTACTtctacataaacatatatatatatatatatatatatgaaaacatGCTATGAACACAGATTATTAACCAAAACTATTATATGTGTACAGTCAAAGACATCATTGTGGAAAGTACTGACTGGAAGAAGAGATGGAAAAATTTCCATTGCCTCAGAGGCCCTGGCCAACCTCATTTCTCCATTTTCCAACTTCAACACCCTCAAAAAAGGTTTCGAAAAAAAGAGTCTCACAGTTCATGATCTTGTTGTTTTATCAGGTGCTTTTCTCTATAGATACATgactttataaaataataataataataataacaataataaatataaaaaataaaagaattaatattgGTTGGGCTTCTAGCTACTCATTACATGTTATTCAGGtgatatatcaattaattacaGGTAACCGGATTGCCCACCATAGCAGgaccgtgtatatatatatatatatatacagattcaAGAAGGTTTTACTGAATAAAGATGaaagtttgattaaaaaaaaaaaaaaaaaatttgagaaattgggTATGCATGGCAGGTGCACATACAATTGGTGTAGGGCATTGCAATTTGTTTAGAAAGAGACTGTACAATTTCACAGGAAATGGAGATGCAGGTCCTTCTTTAGATGCAGAATATGCTGCTTTCTTGAAAACCAAATGCCTAAACCTCTCAGACAATACATCCATAGTTGGAATGGACCGTGATAGCTCACTTTCCTTTGATAACCATTACTTCAAACAGTTGAAGCTCAATCAGGGTCTTTTTCAATCTGATGCTGCTCTTTTGACTGACAATGAAGCTGCCAACATTGTTGAAGAGTTGGGAGCTAACTCTGATAAATATTTCTCTGAGTTTGCTCAGTCAATGAAGAGGATGGGAGCTATTGGAGTTCTTACAGGAAGTTCTGGAGAGATTAGGAAGAAATGTAATGTGGTCAATTCTTGATCATCAAAATGGTTCAATATTATGTGCgcaaaattagttaaaaaggaaaaataaagtgTTTTTTGAAGTGTGTAAATTTCATCTTCTTTAAAGTGTATGAATATTGtagtttaataataaattttaaaatagtttctGTGAAATTAGTCAGAATCATTATGGATGATTGGTTATTCTATttacttctttattttcctagagggaaccaaaaaaaaaaaaaaaaatttacagaatAACTTCTATGCATTAGAAGTTGTAAGTATTTCTAACAGTTCGTATTCAGTGAAGGTGTACGCTTACTTCAGAGAGAGATGTATTTGAAgtactaaataatttttttttttttttttttttttaggtaccACCTATCTAATATTAGATTATTTTCATCCGCGTTTGAATGAAAGTTATTTGAAAGTTCATCTCTGCTTCCTTGGTGGCAATCTCTATCCACGAGAAGTAAATACCATATTAGGAATAAAAAGGAAATGGAGTTTTACACTAGAATAAGATTTCGTTTCCGATAACTTATTAAATggtagtttattttttaatagataGCACAAAATTGATTTAAGATTGGCTTGTCCTTTAATACAGCATAATAACTTTTTGGCATTGTAATTTCCTTCAAATACAAGATAGAATAGAATAGATCAAACTGTTAATTTTTAATGTCCAAGCTCTGAATTATTTGCTTTTTCATCTTAGTCTGAGTACTGATTTCCTATCTAAAGAGTGCAAGCAAGCATTTGACAGATAATGCCCATAAATAACCGTGTATATTAAGCTTAattgttaattatataataaggtCAGCAATTTCATTCCAGGAAAAAGACAATACAGAGATTCTTGGAGGTGTAGTGACCTGTGAACCTTCTCCCCATAGCTGCTTGGTAACTCGATTCTATTACTTGAATCAAGCTTGTAAAACACTTGATCCAGAAGACTGTATTGCTACCATATCCTCACAGTCTGGGCTCTCATACCAGATGATAACAATTTTCAACTCCAGTTGAATTAGAGAAGAAACTCTTCCTTTGTTGACAATGCAAGTCCATCTTTCCTCTCTTCCGATCGACATATTGTGGAGTGAAATAGACGTTGGAGTGTGAATCGGTAGATTTACAGTGCGGGATTTTGAGTCCTAGTCGTTGCGCTGCGGTCCGTTTCCCCAAAGAATCAAAGTATTAGCATCGATATTCTTCTATTTGACCATCTCTATTTGAGAAAAGTACTCAAGCACCCATGTGGCTGCTCCGTTCTTTCCTTGCTCCAACTGTTTCTTCTACGGAAGGAAGGGCAACTAAAACTTCAATAGGAGGGGCAACGAAAGAAAGTCCAATTCTTGAAAAATGAAAGCGACTGGGCAGCTAAGATTACAACCTCAATTGAGAGTATTCTATACATTTAGATTGAAAGTTTTTCTTTCTCCATGAGCGCACACTGGGCAGCTAAGATGGTATGGAAGAACTACTGCACCGCGGGAAATCCTTCTCTTACACCATCCGGGGACTGGCTTAGGCTTTCGCGAAAGCACCTTTGGGCGGAGGCTTCTCATCAACTGACAATAAAGGAGCATGTCCACCAGCTAGACTCACTTTATTTGGGCCGTGTGAAGACCACCAATCAGCCCAGGAATGGAGTTCTTAGGGAGAAAAGCCTTATAAAGAACAGCAAAAACTTCAAGCATAGGAAACTCGAGGATCTATTATCCTCCTTAAGAAACGGGTCCTTTAGATTTTTTCTTATGTACCGATCCTAGATTCCAAAACCGAATAAACCAGGTGAAACTCGCCCTATCACACAACCCCACAAAAAGgacataattattttagacgcttTGTCAAGTCTTTTAAACTAGTGTTTGAAATATCTTCCTACCGAAATCTCACCCTCTTAATCTAGTTGTGCAATTCCTCCTTCAAATCAAAGAGCAGTGGATTCTATCACCAGGGCATCCAACTATGAAATAGCTCTTTCTTTCAAAGAT is a window from the Ziziphus jujuba cultivar Dongzao chromosome 11, ASM3175591v1 genome containing:
- the LOC107431499 gene encoding peroxidase 56-like isoform X1 codes for the protein MSLSLSICHCSCSTCDFFFLNYFAKMLLIFNKFFLCDLDYCLFIRVAMHQYCWIRQQLREKTEKTAAPNLPLEGFDVIEEIKTQLEETCPGSKTSLWKVLTGRRDGKISIASEALANLISPFSNFNTLKKGFEKKSLTVHDLVVLSGAHTIGVGHCNLFRKRLYNFTGNGDAGPSLDAEYAAFLKTKCLNLSDNTSIVGMDRDSSLSFDNHYFKQLKLNQGLFQSDAALLTDNEAANIVEELGANSDKYFSEFAQSMKRMGAIGVLTGSSGEIRKKCNVVNS
- the LOC132799263 gene encoding peroxidase 3-like isoform X1; translated protein: MRQRFLVYMVVVVVFFGVDFLGFCNGGKLVKNFYKESCPNSEQIVRDITWKHVASKSSLPAKLLRMHFHDCFVRGCDASILLDSTASKKKTEKTAIPNLSLDGFDVIEEIKSHLEETCPGVVSCADIIALAARDSVSFQSKTSLWKVLTGRRDGKISLASEVLANIPFPTSNFATLKKDFEKKSLTVHDLVVLSGGHTIGVGHCNLFSKRLYNFTGNGDADPSLDAEYAAFLKTKCLNLSDNTTIVEVDRDSSLSFDNHYFKQLKLNQGLFQSDAALQTDNEAANIVEDLGASSDKFFTEFAQSMKRMGAIGVLTGSSGEIRKKCNAVNS
- the LOC107431499 gene encoding peroxidase 56-like isoform X3, with amino-acid sequence MHQYCWIRQQLREKTEKTAAPNLPLEGFDVIEEIKTQLEETCPGSKTSLWKVLTGRRDGKISIASEALANLISPFSNFNTLKKGFEKKSLTVHDLVVLSGAHTIGVGHCNLFRKRLYNFTGNGDAGPSLDAEYAAFLKTKCLNLSDNTSIVGMDRDSSLSFDNHYFKQLKLNQGLFQSDAALLTDNEAANIVEELGANSDKYFSEFAQSMKRMGAIGVLTGSSGEIRKKCNVVNS
- the LOC107411406 gene encoding peroxidase 24, producing MRPRTVSVLVSLLLFIASSNVCNGGKLKKDFYGKDCPRLEETVRQITWEKVGENRSVAAKLLRLHFHDCFVRGCDASLLLDSVEGNSTEKKAIPNGSVSGYEIIDEIKAKLEEECPNTVSCADIVALAARDAVSYQFGRSMWQVFTGRKDGKVSLATEAARDLPSAFANYTTLKQQFANKGLNVFDLLALSGAHTIGVARCGVFARRVFNFTGKGDKDPALDSSYAKVLKTKCSNPPNPNITVELDRNSEFRFDSHYFVALNRNQSLLASDAALLTDRNAARIARDFENFFVFMSQFSRSIKKMSEIGVITRVGDKGEIRKNCRKVNA
- the LOC107431499 gene encoding peroxidase 56-like isoform X2, encoding MRLHFFRQIIFCCIVCTYTYAIGNMIRVAMHQYCWIRQQLREKTEKTAAPNLPLEGFDVIEEIKTQLEETCPGSKTSLWKVLTGRRDGKISIASEALANLISPFSNFNTLKKGFEKKSLTVHDLVVLSGAHTIGVGHCNLFRKRLYNFTGNGDAGPSLDAEYAAFLKTKCLNLSDNTSIVGMDRDSSLSFDNHYFKQLKLNQGLFQSDAALLTDNEAANIVEELGANSDKYFSEFAQSMKRMGAIGVLTGSSGEIRKKCNVVNS
- the LOC132799263 gene encoding peroxidase 39-like isoform X2, which translates into the protein MHFHDCFVRGCDASILLDSTASKKKTEKTAIPNLSLDGFDVIEEIKSHLEETCPGVVSCADIIALAARDSVSFQSKTSLWKVLTGRRDGKISLASEVLANIPFPTSNFATLKKDFEKKSLTVHDLVVLSGGHTIGVGHCNLFSKRLYNFTGNGDADPSLDAEYAAFLKTKCLNLSDNTTIVEVDRDSSLSFDNHYFKQLKLNQGLFQSDAALQTDNEAANIVEDLGASSDKFFTEFAQSMKRMGAIGVLTGSSGEIRKKCNAVNS